The proteins below come from a single Sander lucioperca isolate FBNREF2018 chromosome 20, SLUC_FBN_1.2, whole genome shotgun sequence genomic window:
- the si:dkeyp-38g8.5 gene encoding uncharacterized protein si:dkeyp-38g8.5 isoform X1: MEIEDHSYTSTTYDKVNPVEFTYKMSANEIEEFVKLRVSNHNLFSGRRNTSMWAWRAILKHMGLQHKMTHSQASKKWENLKKRYKDLKNPPDGVKVFPETWPYFNLIDDAMEGRLKGSAPILKALPTNGDFLPIYKPKKRKASMVINSPVPSLAGGPEIEVTLNGDEDEETVQDEESQGMDHTMQEMEHDRNTMDSERQAMEREKQVIERERLVLQRERAVLYREVAALDRDRASLERERATIEREKAVMERERAMVERDRGAVSRDWLALEREKARLEKLKERTEEVTEESSKVNDTDVLDRKERFLNLFEKLIENF; this comes from the exons atggaAATCGAGGATCACTCTTACACGAGCACCACTTACGATAAAGTCAACCCCGTAGAGTTCACATATAAAA TGAGTGCAAACGAAATTGAAGAATTTGTAAAGCTGAGGGTTTCAAACCATAACCTCTTCTCTGGAAGGAGAAATACTTCCATGTGGGCATGGAG GGCCATCCTGAAACATATGGGCTTGCAACACAAGATGACCCATAGTCAAGCATCCAAAAAGTGGGAAAACTTGAAGAAGAGATACAAG gACCTAAAGAATCCTCCAGATGGGGTGAAAGTGTTCCCTGAAACGTGGCCTTATTTCAATCTGATAGACGACGCCATGGAGGGTCGACTGAAAGGCAGTGCCCCCATCCTCAAAGCCCTCCCCACCAATGGTGATTTCTTACCCATCTACAAACCCAAGAAAAGGAAGGCATCCATGGTGATAAACTCCCCTGTGCCTTCATTAGCAGGCGGGCCAGAGATCGAGGTTACCCTGAATGGAGATGAGGATGAGGAGACGGTACAGGACGAGGAAAGCCAGGGAATGGATCATACCATGCAAGAGATGGAGCACGACAGGAACACAATGGACAGCGAAAGACAGGCgatggagagggagaaacaggtGATAGAGAGGGAGCGGCTGGTACTGCAGAGGGAGAGAGCTGTGCTGTACAGGGAAGTCGCCGCTCTGGACCGAGACAGAGCCtcgctggagagagagagggcgacaatagagagagaaaaggcagtgatggagagggagagggcgatggtggagagggacagaggcgCTGTGAGCAGGGACTGGCTGGCTCTGGAGCGAGAGAAAGCCAGGCTGGAGAAACTTAAAGAAAGGACTGAGGAGGTTACAGAAGAGAGCAGCAAGGTGAACGACACAGATGTCTtggacaggaaggagagattccTCAACTTGTTTGAAAAACTTATTGAAAATTTTTGA
- the si:dkeyp-38g8.5 gene encoding uncharacterized protein si:dkeyp-38g8.5 isoform X2, whose product MEIEDHSYTSTTYDKVNPVEFTYKMSANEIEEFVKLRVSNHNLFSGRRNTSMWAWRAILKHMGLQHKMTHSQASKKWENLKKRYKDLKNPPDGVKVFPETWPYFNLIDDAMEGRLKGSAPILKALPTNGDFLPIYKPKKRKASMVINSPVPSLAGGPEIEVTLNGDEDEETVQDEESQGMDHMDSERQAMEREKQVIERERLVLQRERAVLYREVAALDRDRASLERERATIEREKAVMERERAMVERDRGAVSRDWLALEREKARLEKLKERTEEVTEESSKVNDTDVLDRKERFLNLFEKLIENF is encoded by the exons atggaAATCGAGGATCACTCTTACACGAGCACCACTTACGATAAAGTCAACCCCGTAGAGTTCACATATAAAA TGAGTGCAAACGAAATTGAAGAATTTGTAAAGCTGAGGGTTTCAAACCATAACCTCTTCTCTGGAAGGAGAAATACTTCCATGTGGGCATGGAG GGCCATCCTGAAACATATGGGCTTGCAACACAAGATGACCCATAGTCAAGCATCCAAAAAGTGGGAAAACTTGAAGAAGAGATACAAG gACCTAAAGAATCCTCCAGATGGGGTGAAAGTGTTCCCTGAAACGTGGCCTTATTTCAATCTGATAGACGACGCCATGGAGGGTCGACTGAAAGGCAGTGCCCCCATCCTCAAAGCCCTCCCCACCAATGGTGATTTCTTACCCATCTACAAACCCAAGAAAAGGAAGGCATCCATGGTGATAAACTCCCCTGTGCCTTCATTAGCAGGCGGGCCAGAGATCGAGGTTACCCTGAATGGAGATGAGGATGAGGAGACGGTACAGGACGAGGAAAGCCAGGGAATGGATCAT ATGGACAGCGAAAGACAGGCgatggagagggagaaacaggtGATAGAGAGGGAGCGGCTGGTACTGCAGAGGGAGAGAGCTGTGCTGTACAGGGAAGTCGCCGCTCTGGACCGAGACAGAGCCtcgctggagagagagagggcgacaatagagagagaaaaggcagtgatggagagggagagggcgatggtggagagggacagaggcgCTGTGAGCAGGGACTGGCTGGCTCTGGAGCGAGAGAAAGCCAGGCTGGAGAAACTTAAAGAAAGGACTGAGGAGGTTACAGAAGAGAGCAGCAAGGTGAACGACACAGATGTCTtggacaggaaggagagattccTCAACTTGTTTGAAAAACTTATTGAAAATTTTTGA
- the si:dkeyp-38g8.5 gene encoding uncharacterized protein si:dkeyp-38g8.5 isoform X4, translated as MGLQHKMTHSQASKKWENLKKRYKDLKNPPDGVKVFPETWPYFNLIDDAMEGRLKGSAPILKALPTNGDFLPIYKPKKRKASMVINSPVPSLAGGPEIEVTLNGDEDEETVQDEESQGMDHTMQEMEHDRNTMDSERQAMEREKQVIERERLVLQRERAVLYREVAALDRDRASLERERATIEREKAVMERERAMVERDRGAVSRDWLALEREKARLEKLKERTEEVTEESSKVNDTDVLDRKERFLNLFEKLIENF; from the exons ATGGGCTTGCAACACAAGATGACCCATAGTCAAGCATCCAAAAAGTGGGAAAACTTGAAGAAGAGATACAAG gACCTAAAGAATCCTCCAGATGGGGTGAAAGTGTTCCCTGAAACGTGGCCTTATTTCAATCTGATAGACGACGCCATGGAGGGTCGACTGAAAGGCAGTGCCCCCATCCTCAAAGCCCTCCCCACCAATGGTGATTTCTTACCCATCTACAAACCCAAGAAAAGGAAGGCATCCATGGTGATAAACTCCCCTGTGCCTTCATTAGCAGGCGGGCCAGAGATCGAGGTTACCCTGAATGGAGATGAGGATGAGGAGACGGTACAGGACGAGGAAAGCCAGGGAATGGATCATACCATGCAAGAGATGGAGCACGACAGGAACACAATGGACAGCGAAAGACAGGCgatggagagggagaaacaggtGATAGAGAGGGAGCGGCTGGTACTGCAGAGGGAGAGAGCTGTGCTGTACAGGGAAGTCGCCGCTCTGGACCGAGACAGAGCCtcgctggagagagagagggcgacaatagagagagaaaaggcagtgatggagagggagagggcgatggtggagagggacagaggcgCTGTGAGCAGGGACTGGCTGGCTCTGGAGCGAGAGAAAGCCAGGCTGGAGAAACTTAAAGAAAGGACTGAGGAGGTTACAGAAGAGAGCAGCAAGGTGAACGACACAGATGTCTtggacaggaaggagagattccTCAACTTGTTTGAAAAACTTATTGAAAATTTTTGA
- the si:ch211-244b2.4 gene encoding uncharacterized protein si:ch211-244b2.4 isoform X2 codes for MASSFQSDEEEQNLPKSESESDDSDESDSGESDSDGNSDIEADCQIQRKEPCKYYNKGSCRDGGRCPYLHICKYALTGSCRYGSKCKLNHPRGGRQSSGASDRASHRSTSSDPKLTDGRCYQWQLNDGNGWKDVGNDHILEAQYSLPHTKSIKIYNTPYGAVSIDFNRMRVNGKSLRVRRLDDGNTVWIWYCTMSQKWIKYGDKGPKGKPSPVKSSDIEGKFQSNPTSSYTFTVGAETLEIKFGEMRQVSKKRKRKVTRRPQYRQQPAGAGVSQAASALQNVSLGTKPQWEFEGDSGAWHVFKHRSSTPTECSITSDDIERKYTQNPNNSITFKVKGHSYKLDFGAMIQTNLKTKRSRKVRRVLV; via the exons ATGGCGTCTTCCTTTC AGTCTGACGAAGAAGAACAAAATCTGCCAAAAAGTGAAAGTGAATCTGACGACAGCGATGAGTCGGACAGTGGCGAGTCGGACAGTGACGGAAATTCAGATATAGAAGCTGATTGTCAG attcaGAGGAAAGAGCCCTGCAAGTATTACAACAAGGGTAGCTGTCGGGATGGTGGGAGGTGCCCTTACTTGCACATCTGCAAGTATGCTCTGACAGGAAGCTGTCGCTACGGGTCCAAGTGTAAGCTGAACCACCCCAGAGGTGGAAGACAGTCATCTGGTGCAAGCGACAGGGCTTCGCACCGATCAACGTCTAGtg atcCAAAGCTTACTGATGGCCGATGCTACCAGTGGCAGTTGAATGATGGAAATGGCTGGAAGGATGTTGGTAATGATCATATTCTTGAGGCCCAGTACTCGTTGCCCCACACCAAAAGCATTAAAATCTACAACACACCATATGG ggCAGTGAGTATAGATTTTAACAGGATGAGAGTGAATGGAAAGAGTCTGAGAGTGAGACGTTTGGATGATGGGAACACTGTGTGGATCTGGTACTGCACAATGAGCCAGAAGTGGATCAAGTATGGAGATAAG GGTCCGAAGGGCAAACCCAGTCCTGTGAAGAGTTCTGACATAGAGGGAAAGTTCCAGAGTAACCCAACAAGCTCGTATACTTTCACCGTCGGTGCTGAAACCCTTGAGATTAAATTTGGAG AAATGCGACAGGTGagtaaaaagagaaagaggaaagttACTCGCCGACCACAGTACAGACAACAGCCAGCAGGAGCAGG AGTTTCTCAAGCAGCCTCAGCGCTCCAGAATGTTTCTCTGGGAACCAAACCACAGTGGGAGTTTGAGGGAGACAGTGGAGCGTGGCACGTCTTCAAACACAGG AGCAGTACTCCGACTGAATGCTCCATAACCAGTGATGACATTGAGAGGAAGTACACGCAAAACCCCAATAACAGCATTACCTTCAAAGTGAAGGGACACTCCTACAAGCTGGACTTTGGAG CGATGATCCAAACCAACCTCAAGACCAAGCGTTCACGCAAAGTCAGACGTGTGCTGGTGTGA
- the si:dkeyp-38g8.5 gene encoding uncharacterized protein si:dkeyp-38g8.5 isoform X3, producing MWAWRAILKHMGLQHKMTHSQASKKWENLKKRYKDLKNPPDGVKVFPETWPYFNLIDDAMEGRLKGSAPILKALPTNGDFLPIYKPKKRKASMVINSPVPSLAGGPEIEVTLNGDEDEETVQDEESQGMDHTMQEMEHDRNTMDSERQAMEREKQVIERERLVLQRERAVLYREVAALDRDRASLERERATIEREKAVMERERAMVERDRGAVSRDWLALEREKARLEKLKERTEEVTEESSKVNDTDVLDRKERFLNLFEKLIENF from the exons ATGTGGGCATGGAG GGCCATCCTGAAACATATGGGCTTGCAACACAAGATGACCCATAGTCAAGCATCCAAAAAGTGGGAAAACTTGAAGAAGAGATACAAG gACCTAAAGAATCCTCCAGATGGGGTGAAAGTGTTCCCTGAAACGTGGCCTTATTTCAATCTGATAGACGACGCCATGGAGGGTCGACTGAAAGGCAGTGCCCCCATCCTCAAAGCCCTCCCCACCAATGGTGATTTCTTACCCATCTACAAACCCAAGAAAAGGAAGGCATCCATGGTGATAAACTCCCCTGTGCCTTCATTAGCAGGCGGGCCAGAGATCGAGGTTACCCTGAATGGAGATGAGGATGAGGAGACGGTACAGGACGAGGAAAGCCAGGGAATGGATCATACCATGCAAGAGATGGAGCACGACAGGAACACAATGGACAGCGAAAGACAGGCgatggagagggagaaacaggtGATAGAGAGGGAGCGGCTGGTACTGCAGAGGGAGAGAGCTGTGCTGTACAGGGAAGTCGCCGCTCTGGACCGAGACAGAGCCtcgctggagagagagagggcgacaatagagagagaaaaggcagtgatggagagggagagggcgatggtggagagggacagaggcgCTGTGAGCAGGGACTGGCTGGCTCTGGAGCGAGAGAAAGCCAGGCTGGAGAAACTTAAAGAAAGGACTGAGGAGGTTACAGAAGAGAGCAGCAAGGTGAACGACACAGATGTCTtggacaggaaggagagattccTCAACTTGTTTGAAAAACTTATTGAAAATTTTTGA
- the si:ch211-244b2.4 gene encoding uncharacterized protein si:ch211-244b2.4 isoform X3 codes for MASSFQSDEEEQNLPKSESESDDSDESDSGESDSDGNSDIEADCQRKEPCKYYNKGSCRDGGRCPYLHICKYALTGSCRYGSKCKLNHPRGGRQSSGASDRASHRSTSSDPKLTDGRCYQWQLNDGNGWKDVGNDHILEAQYSLPHTKSIKIYNTPYGAVSIDFNRMRVNGKSLRVRRLDDGNTVWIWYCTMSQKWIKYGDKGPKGKPSPVKSSDIEGKFQSNPTSSYTFTVGAETLEIKFGEMRQVSKKRKRKVTRRPQYRQQPAGAGVSQAASALQNVSLGTKPQWEFEGDSGAWHVFKHRQSSTPTECSITSDDIERKYTQNPNNSITFKVKGHSYKLDFGAMIQTNLKTKRSRKVRRVLV; via the exons ATGGCGTCTTCCTTTC AGTCTGACGAAGAAGAACAAAATCTGCCAAAAAGTGAAAGTGAATCTGACGACAGCGATGAGTCGGACAGTGGCGAGTCGGACAGTGACGGAAATTCAGATATAGAAGCTGATTGTCAG AGGAAAGAGCCCTGCAAGTATTACAACAAGGGTAGCTGTCGGGATGGTGGGAGGTGCCCTTACTTGCACATCTGCAAGTATGCTCTGACAGGAAGCTGTCGCTACGGGTCCAAGTGTAAGCTGAACCACCCCAGAGGTGGAAGACAGTCATCTGGTGCAAGCGACAGGGCTTCGCACCGATCAACGTCTAGtg atcCAAAGCTTACTGATGGCCGATGCTACCAGTGGCAGTTGAATGATGGAAATGGCTGGAAGGATGTTGGTAATGATCATATTCTTGAGGCCCAGTACTCGTTGCCCCACACCAAAAGCATTAAAATCTACAACACACCATATGG ggCAGTGAGTATAGATTTTAACAGGATGAGAGTGAATGGAAAGAGTCTGAGAGTGAGACGTTTGGATGATGGGAACACTGTGTGGATCTGGTACTGCACAATGAGCCAGAAGTGGATCAAGTATGGAGATAAG GGTCCGAAGGGCAAACCCAGTCCTGTGAAGAGTTCTGACATAGAGGGAAAGTTCCAGAGTAACCCAACAAGCTCGTATACTTTCACCGTCGGTGCTGAAACCCTTGAGATTAAATTTGGAG AAATGCGACAGGTGagtaaaaagagaaagaggaaagttACTCGCCGACCACAGTACAGACAACAGCCAGCAGGAGCAGG AGTTTCTCAAGCAGCCTCAGCGCTCCAGAATGTTTCTCTGGGAACCAAACCACAGTGGGAGTTTGAGGGAGACAGTGGAGCGTGGCACGTCTTCAAACACAGG CAGAGCAGTACTCCGACTGAATGCTCCATAACCAGTGATGACATTGAGAGGAAGTACACGCAAAACCCCAATAACAGCATTACCTTCAAAGTGAAGGGACACTCCTACAAGCTGGACTTTGGAG CGATGATCCAAACCAACCTCAAGACCAAGCGTTCACGCAAAGTCAGACGTGTGCTGGTGTGA
- the si:ch211-244b2.4 gene encoding uncharacterized protein si:ch211-244b2.4 isoform X1, with product MASSFQSDEEEQNLPKSESESDDSDESDSGESDSDGNSDIEADCQIQRKEPCKYYNKGSCRDGGRCPYLHICKYALTGSCRYGSKCKLNHPRGGRQSSGASDRASHRSTSSDPKLTDGRCYQWQLNDGNGWKDVGNDHILEAQYSLPHTKSIKIYNTPYGAVSIDFNRMRVNGKSLRVRRLDDGNTVWIWYCTMSQKWIKYGDKGPKGKPSPVKSSDIEGKFQSNPTSSYTFTVGAETLEIKFGEMRQVSKKRKRKVTRRPQYRQQPAGAGVSQAASALQNVSLGTKPQWEFEGDSGAWHVFKHRQSSTPTECSITSDDIERKYTQNPNNSITFKVKGHSYKLDFGAMIQTNLKTKRSRKVRRVLV from the exons ATGGCGTCTTCCTTTC AGTCTGACGAAGAAGAACAAAATCTGCCAAAAAGTGAAAGTGAATCTGACGACAGCGATGAGTCGGACAGTGGCGAGTCGGACAGTGACGGAAATTCAGATATAGAAGCTGATTGTCAG attcaGAGGAAAGAGCCCTGCAAGTATTACAACAAGGGTAGCTGTCGGGATGGTGGGAGGTGCCCTTACTTGCACATCTGCAAGTATGCTCTGACAGGAAGCTGTCGCTACGGGTCCAAGTGTAAGCTGAACCACCCCAGAGGTGGAAGACAGTCATCTGGTGCAAGCGACAGGGCTTCGCACCGATCAACGTCTAGtg atcCAAAGCTTACTGATGGCCGATGCTACCAGTGGCAGTTGAATGATGGAAATGGCTGGAAGGATGTTGGTAATGATCATATTCTTGAGGCCCAGTACTCGTTGCCCCACACCAAAAGCATTAAAATCTACAACACACCATATGG ggCAGTGAGTATAGATTTTAACAGGATGAGAGTGAATGGAAAGAGTCTGAGAGTGAGACGTTTGGATGATGGGAACACTGTGTGGATCTGGTACTGCACAATGAGCCAGAAGTGGATCAAGTATGGAGATAAG GGTCCGAAGGGCAAACCCAGTCCTGTGAAGAGTTCTGACATAGAGGGAAAGTTCCAGAGTAACCCAACAAGCTCGTATACTTTCACCGTCGGTGCTGAAACCCTTGAGATTAAATTTGGAG AAATGCGACAGGTGagtaaaaagagaaagaggaaagttACTCGCCGACCACAGTACAGACAACAGCCAGCAGGAGCAGG AGTTTCTCAAGCAGCCTCAGCGCTCCAGAATGTTTCTCTGGGAACCAAACCACAGTGGGAGTTTGAGGGAGACAGTGGAGCGTGGCACGTCTTCAAACACAGG CAGAGCAGTACTCCGACTGAATGCTCCATAACCAGTGATGACATTGAGAGGAAGTACACGCAAAACCCCAATAACAGCATTACCTTCAAAGTGAAGGGACACTCCTACAAGCTGGACTTTGGAG CGATGATCCAAACCAACCTCAAGACCAAGCGTTCACGCAAAGTCAGACGTGTGCTGGTGTGA